In one window of Frigoriglobus tundricola DNA:
- a CDS encoding IS630 family transposase, producing MAITLPDSRGLSDEVLQALRLRALHGIESGFSQADVARLLGVAGETVSRWWTAYTAGGLQALPQERTGRPVGTGRTLSDEQGAHLQLLLDTKSPSDLGIAAPVWNRRAVRDLILNEYGLRVPIRTVGEYLRRWGYTAKKPSRHARKQDPDEVREWLEQTYPAIEKLARAERATMFWCDETGTAADAYPGYGYAREGQRATIEVPDPHIRMNMVSGISNTGDVRFLTYSGTMTAERFITFLKQLLTTVPGTIFVIVDNLPAHAKDAVVAWVQQHEDRLAVFYLPRYSPELNPDEYLNNDLKGQVHDAGLPDTSKTLRSRIQRFMHKLLMLPKHVMSYFLHPKVNYCASG from the coding sequence ATGGCGATCACATTGCCGGATTCTCGTGGGCTGTCCGACGAAGTCCTGCAGGCGTTGCGCCTGCGCGCGTTGCACGGGATCGAGTCCGGGTTCTCGCAAGCCGATGTGGCCCGGTTGCTGGGTGTCGCGGGTGAAACCGTGTCGCGCTGGTGGACGGCCTACACGGCGGGTGGGCTGCAGGCCCTGCCCCAGGAGCGCACCGGGCGACCGGTGGGAACCGGGCGCACCCTCTCCGACGAGCAAGGGGCCCACCTGCAACTACTGCTCGACACCAAGAGCCCGTCGGATCTGGGGATCGCCGCGCCCGTGTGGAACCGTCGCGCGGTTCGCGACCTGATCCTCAACGAGTACGGGCTCCGGGTGCCGATTCGCACCGTGGGGGAATACTTGCGGCGCTGGGGCTATACGGCCAAGAAGCCGTCCCGCCACGCCCGCAAGCAAGATCCCGACGAGGTGCGTGAGTGGCTCGAGCAGACGTATCCGGCCATTGAAAAGCTGGCTCGGGCGGAACGGGCCACCATGTTCTGGTGCGATGAGACCGGGACGGCCGCCGACGCGTATCCCGGTTACGGGTACGCCCGCGAGGGCCAACGGGCGACGATCGAGGTTCCCGATCCGCACATCCGGATGAACATGGTCTCCGGGATCAGTAACACGGGCGATGTGCGGTTCCTGACGTATTCCGGCACGATGACGGCCGAGCGGTTCATCACGTTCCTGAAGCAGTTGCTGACGACCGTGCCGGGTACGATCTTCGTGATCGTGGACAACTTGCCCGCCCACGCCAAGGATGCGGTCGTCGCTTGGGTCCAACAGCATGAGGATCGGCTCGCCGTGTTTTATCTGCCCCGGTACAGTCCCGAATTGAACCCCGACGAGTATCTCAACAACGACCTGAAGGGGCAGGTGCATGACGCCGGCTTGCCCGACACGAGCAAAACCCTGCGCTC